TATATGAAGACCGGAGTGAACACGGCCAGCATTATGGCGTCCTCTCTCCACGTGGCCCTGCCGAGGTCGCCGAAGCTCCAGTAGACCATCGCCGCCAGCTGAAGCTCGTCGGCAAAGTACTGGACGAATGTGGTGAGGGCGACGAAGAGGGAGCTCATGGCCACTCCGGCGAGGATTATAGCCTCCGGGGACAGGCCTTTAAGCCTTGCCAGGAGCAGAATCACCCCGACCGCGGTCATTGCGCCGATGAATGCGAAGAGCACGACGGCGTAGGGGTTGTCGAGGGATATCCTTCCAGAGCTCTCGGCATAGCCGGCACCGAGGATTATGGCGAGGGAGGCACCGAACATGGCCCCGTGGGAAACGCCCATCGTGAAAGGCGTGGCAAGGGGGTTCCTCAGGAATCCCTGCATCACAGCGCCAGCGACGGCAAGTGCAGAGCCTACGAGGAGACCGGCCACTATACGGGGCATGCGGACCTTCCAGACGACAAGGTGAGCGCTCTCGTTCCCCTTTCCAAGGAGAGCGTCGAGCACTTCCCTGAGGGGGATTGAGTAGGAGCCGTGGGATAGCGAGTAGAGGCTGACCAGAATCGTAAAGAGGAAAAGGAGAACGCCAATGGAGAGCTTTCTTGCCACGTACCTCTCGTAGTCCATGGCCATCACGGTGAGGTTGGTAGTGAGTACTTAACAGTTCCGTTCTCAAGGTCTATCTTTCCGAAGCCGCCGAACTGCTCGGCCATCTCCCTGTAAGCCGGCTTCCCGACGAGGAAGGTGTATATCTCGTCTGCTTTCTCCGCTGGGTCGACGTCGCTGAAGCGCTCTGGGTAGAGGACCTTTCCGATGTAGTATGCATCCGCCAGCGCAGTGCCTATGTTTGTCGTGTAGAAGTTGAACGGGAGCAGGCCGTAGACGTTGCCGTTCTTTATTGCCTTCAGCGAGCTGTAAAAGTCAGGGTTCTTCCTGTAGTCGTCGAGGAGGAGCTTTAGTCCACCCTCGTCGATGAAGATGTAGTCCGGCTGCCATTCGAGGAGCTTCTCCTTGTCTATTGAGTGGTGCCCTTTGCCGAGTTCGTCGGCGACGTTATCCGCGCGAACCGCCACGAACGGTGGGTACTTCCCCTCGGTGCTCTCTATGCCGTGGGCGCCTTTGTAGCCGATCCCACCGACGTAGACCTTCTTGGGCTCCACACCCTCAGTGCGCTTTGAAAGGTCGTCCTGGACGGATTTGATGAAGTTTATGACCTCCTTCGCCCTTTCTTCCTTTCCGAGTATCCTGCCAGCGAGCTCAAGGGACTTGAAGAGCTCCTCGTCGTCGAAGGTTGCCAGCTCGCCGTAGCTGAGAACCACGACCGGAATTCCGGTCTTCTCCTGTATATCGTCGGCGGTCTTCACGTCGACGTAGGTTAGGAATATCACGTCAGGCTTGAGGTTTATCAGGGCCTCGACGTCAGGCAGCTTGCCAGGCCCGCCGGGGCCTATACTGGGCAGTTCTTTGAGTTCGGGATGGGCTATGATGTAGGGCCTCCCAAAGTTGTAGCGCTTCTCAAAATCTTCAACACCAACCACCATGTCGCTAGCGTTGAGGTAGACGATGAGCCTCAATGCCCCTGGCCCAGCGGCGACAACCTTCGTCACCTTCGCCGGCACCTCGACCGTTCTCCCAAGGGCGTCAGTGACGGTCACGGTCTCCTTACCAGTGCCCCCCGTGTTCATGCTCCCTATGCAGCCGCTGAGGGATACAACCAGCACGATGAGGAAAAGGGAAAGTAATTTCCTCATTTCACTCCATCCCTCCGAGTTCGATTATC
The sequence above is drawn from the Thermococcus pacificus genome and encodes:
- a CDS encoding iron ABC transporter substrate-binding protein, which translates into the protein MRKLLSLFLIVLVVSLSGCIGSMNTGGTGKETVTVTDALGRTVEVPAKVTKVVAAGPGALRLIVYLNASDMVVGVEDFEKRYNFGRPYIIAHPELKELPSIGPGGPGKLPDVEALINLKPDVIFLTYVDVKTADDIQEKTGIPVVVLSYGELATFDDEELFKSLELAGRILGKEERAKEVINFIKSVQDDLSKRTEGVEPKKVYVGGIGYKGAHGIESTEGKYPPFVAVRADNVADELGKGHHSIDKEKLLEWQPDYIFIDEGGLKLLLDDYRKNPDFYSSLKAIKNGNVYGLLPFNFYTTNIGTALADAYYIGKVLYPERFSDVDPAEKADEIYTFLVGKPAYREMAEQFGGFGKIDLENGTVKYSLPTSP
- a CDS encoding FecCD family ABC transporter permease; this encodes MDYERYVARKLSIGVLLFLFTILVSLYSLSHGSYSIPLREVLDALLGKGNESAHLVVWKVRMPRIVAGLLVGSALAVAGAVMQGFLRNPLATPFTMGVSHGAMFGASLAIILGAGYAESSGRISLDNPYAVVLFAFIGAMTAVGVILLLARLKGLSPEAIILAGVAMSSLFVALTTFVQYFADELQLAAMVYWSFGDLGRATWREDAIMLAVFTPVFIYFVIKRWDLNASAAGDEVAKSVGVEVERVRLISTFLAALITAVSVAFVGVIGFIGLIAPHAIRLVAGGDYRFLIPLSALAGAFLLVTADTVARLVLAPMVLPVGIVTSFLGAPTFIYLLVKMEGRR